In Fervidobacterium thailandense, a genomic segment contains:
- the ruvC gene encoding crossover junction endodeoxyribonuclease RuvC has product MRILGIDPGYGIVGYGIVEKSGNKISYVSHGAITTDKDERFDERLERVYRGILDVIAHYQPELVAVENIYFYKNVKTAIYVGEARGVILLAARHSNLPVVEFTPHQVKLAITGYGRADKQQIQKVIKILLKLDEIPKPDDAADALAIAWCAAVQTTR; this is encoded by the coding sequence ATGCGAATTTTAGGGATTGATCCGGGTTACGGCATCGTTGGTTATGGTATCGTTGAGAAGTCGGGCAACAAGATCTCCTACGTGTCACACGGTGCGATAACAACGGACAAAGATGAAAGGTTTGATGAGCGTCTTGAACGTGTTTACAGAGGCATCTTGGATGTTATCGCGCATTACCAACCGGAGCTTGTTGCTGTTGAAAATATCTACTTTTATAAAAACGTGAAGACCGCCATTTACGTGGGGGAGGCACGTGGGGTCATCCTTCTTGCCGCACGGCACTCCAATTTACCTGTCGTTGAATTCACACCTCATCAGGTAAAACTCGCCATCACCGGTTACGGTCGGGCTGACAAGCAACAGATTCAGAAGGTTATCAAGATACTCCTCAAGCTCGATGAGATCCCAAAGCCCGACGATGCGGCGGACGCACTCGCGATTGCGTGGTGTGCCGCCGTACAGACAACCCGGTGA